In a genomic window of Methanosarcina horonobensis HB-1 = JCM 15518:
- a CDS encoding fasciclin domain-containing protein, producing MLLLNVAACTGSAQEEGTTTILDLIGDNENFVIIAGAFNNSSLINVLTGNETHTVFLPTDQAFENMSEGTLEELTADPAALEQVLLYHVTNGTLMSEDLANVSNITTLQGSQLPVNATEEGIFVGNAKVIQANVTADNGVVHVIDTVLIPPESPLEGNDIIETATQEGNFTTLLLAFGAANLTDTLKGEGPFTLFAPTDEAFSALPNGTIEALLNDTDALNNVLLYHVANESLMAENLTNVSNITTLQGSELPVNVTEEGVFIGNAQVTVQDINASNGVIHAIDAVLIPEEAVEGPIELYNDTVDLTEGNFTFTPENSMQTYTVDNFTDIGALNVTGLQYNVSVQGVNLTNMTNMSVLEGIEGIRNNNETGIMWFVYINGTRAEEDFGMNPVSNGTNLNFWYTTEENGEAAIENATYVANVTVAIEEEIGPESGPEPEQNLTELYNDSVSLIQGNTMFMPENSTQSYRVNNFTDFGVLAVTGLEFNASLMQNMTGNMTQSMAGNMTGNQTGNMTGNMTNMSFILQSIEGIKNNNTTGEKWFVYINGEPAEENFGINPVSSGDNLSFWYTTEEGGEAAIENATYVANVTVDELIARANIIPAAQNQTNLTTFVNAVQTANLTQTLNGTTPYTVCIPNNEAFDKLPAETRSQLMNNTTLLREVLSYHVLSGRFTREQLASTSNVTNIQGNVLQVNTIGNNIKIQNVNITQIIIVNNGVICIIDEVLVPPGSGIPAGNQTDGNQTGGWYFFSIPFEANNTSVDYLLSDVNYTFLIYYNASTRLFEDVSDIEPLKAYWINVPNGTEFNASEQFSSVEKKQIIAPPSLQVYPGWNALGSPVNETVPAEAAFIILNNSSLNSSYVKIVGPWVPGNNTTGYYQYVGYNSLNGTIGENQLGADEFEVEPYEGYWVFIRQENLYG from the coding sequence CTGTTGTTATTAAATGTAGCCGCCTGTACCGGTTCGGCACAGGAAGAAGGAACAACAACCATACTAGACCTTATAGGAGACAACGAAAATTTCGTAATTATTGCAGGTGCCTTCAATAATAGTAGTCTTATTAATGTTCTGACAGGGAATGAGACACATACGGTGTTTCTCCCAACAGACCAGGCTTTCGAGAATATGTCGGAAGGCACTTTAGAGGAGTTAACAGCAGACCCTGCCGCACTTGAGCAGGTGCTCCTTTACCACGTCACAAACGGTACCCTGATGTCAGAAGACCTGGCTAATGTGAGTAACATCACAACCCTTCAGGGAAGTCAACTGCCTGTCAATGCAACTGAAGAAGGAATATTTGTAGGAAATGCGAAAGTTATTCAGGCAAACGTTACAGCAGACAATGGGGTTGTACACGTTATTGATACTGTACTGATCCCGCCTGAAAGTCCTTTAGAGGGAAACGACATTATTGAAACGGCAACTCAGGAAGGCAACTTCACAACTCTTCTGCTGGCGTTCGGAGCTGCAAACCTTACCGACACCCTGAAAGGAGAAGGTCCGTTTACGCTTTTTGCTCCTACGGATGAAGCGTTCAGTGCTCTTCCCAACGGAACCATCGAAGCACTCCTGAATGATACGGATGCATTGAATAATGTCCTCCTCTATCATGTTGCAAACGAGAGTCTGATGGCAGAAAATCTCACCAATGTAAGCAATATCACGACTCTTCAGGGCAGTGAGCTACCGGTCAATGTGACTGAAGAAGGAGTATTCATAGGAAATGCACAGGTTACGGTGCAGGACATCAATGCCAGCAACGGAGTGATCCATGCAATAGATGCGGTCCTTATTCCGGAAGAAGCAGTGGAAGGTCCGATAGAATTATACAACGATACCGTGGACCTGACTGAAGGAAATTTCACCTTTACTCCGGAAAATAGTATGCAGACCTATACAGTAGATAATTTCACCGACATCGGAGCTCTCAATGTAACAGGACTTCAGTATAATGTGTCCGTGCAGGGTGTGAACCTGACTAATATGACCAATATGTCCGTACTTGAGGGTATAGAAGGCATAAGAAACAATAACGAAACCGGCATAATGTGGTTTGTTTATATAAATGGAACACGGGCTGAAGAAGACTTCGGGATGAACCCTGTAAGTAACGGAACTAACCTGAACTTCTGGTATACGACTGAGGAAAACGGAGAAGCCGCAATCGAGAATGCAACTTATGTGGCAAACGTTACGGTTGCTATAGAAGAAGAAATAGGACCTGAATCGGGACCTGAGCCTGAACAAAACCTGACAGAACTGTATAATGACTCGGTGAGTCTTATCCAGGGAAATACAATGTTTATGCCGGAAAACTCCACCCAGAGCTATAGAGTAAACAACTTCACCGACTTCGGAGTTCTCGCTGTAACAGGACTCGAATTTAATGCGTCCTTAATGCAAAACATGACCGGTAATATGACTCAAAGTATGGCTGGAAATATGACAGGAAACCAGACAGGCAATATGACTGGTAATATGACCAACATGTCATTCATACTCCAGAGCATTGAGGGAATCAAGAACAATAACACAACCGGAGAGAAGTGGTTTGTTTACATTAACGGAGAACCCGCTGAAGAAAACTTCGGAATTAACCCGGTAAGTTCAGGTGACAACCTTAGCTTCTGGTACACAACTGAAGAAGGCGGGGAAGCAGCAATAGAAAATGCTACATATGTAGCTAATGTTACGGTTGATGAACTAATAGCGAGAGCGAATATCATCCCGGCTGCACAGAACCAGACGAACTTAACCACATTTGTAAATGCAGTGCAGACCGCAAACCTGACACAGACCCTGAACGGGACAACGCCATATACCGTCTGTATTCCAAATAACGAAGCCTTCGATAAGCTGCCGGCAGAAACCCGTAGTCAGCTGATGAACAACACTACTCTGCTCAGGGAAGTTCTCTCCTATCATGTGTTAAGTGGAAGGTTTACTCGTGAGCAGCTTGCGAGCACGAGTAATGTTACTAACATTCAGGGCAATGTCCTCCAGGTAAATACAATAGGTAACAACATCAAAATACAGAACGTAAATATCACACAGATAATCATTGTAAACAATGGGGTTATCTGTATAATTGACGAAGTGCTCGTCCCGCCGGGCAGCGGAATTCCTGCCGGAAACCAGACGGATGGAAACCAGACCGGAGGCTGGTATTTCTTCTCAATTCCTTTCGAAGCCAACAATACAAGCGTTGATTATCTGCTTTCGGATGTGAACTATACCTTCCTGATTTACTACAATGCTTCAACCAGGCTCTTCGAGGATGTCTCAGATATTGAACCTCTGAAAGCATACTGGATCAATGTTCCCAATGGAACCGAATTCAATGCTTCGGAACAATTCTCTTCAGTTGAGAAGAAACAGATTATTGCTCCACCGAGTCTGCAGGTATATCCGGG
- a CDS encoding mechanosensitive ion channel family protein — MVQNEIMNSLYAMFDQFIAFIPTLVAIILLIIIGTILGKALGKIGAKVLDKIGLDDLVDRTVIGGMIRRGQMSTVGFFDAVIRWFIYIIFAIIILDLLNIEVVNSFVDLIIFYIPLVISALIVLLIGLLIVDFVSDLLERVLISTGLDERFERTSFGASLRSSGLKVSRVIAGIVRIFGYLIVLTAVFDILRQPMITDLLIDITLYLPRVLIAILILLIGILSIDIVMDYLSNTIKGMKIEGADILLPLLRGFLLLIVVLVALDTMLIDTTIIYILFRPLAWGIALVVAFKYGVKDAIVAYARERK, encoded by the coding sequence ATGGTTCAAAATGAGATTATGAATAGTCTATACGCTATGTTTGATCAGTTTATAGCATTTATTCCGACATTAGTAGCCATAATTCTTCTTATTATTATAGGGACAATACTGGGAAAAGCCCTTGGAAAGATCGGGGCCAAAGTACTGGACAAAATAGGACTTGATGATCTGGTTGACAGAACTGTGATAGGTGGAATGATAAGAAGAGGACAGATGAGTACAGTGGGTTTTTTTGATGCGGTTATCCGCTGGTTCATTTACATTATCTTTGCCATAATCATTCTGGATCTTCTGAATATCGAGGTCGTGAACAGTTTTGTCGATCTTATAATATTCTACATCCCGCTTGTAATCTCAGCTCTCATAGTCCTGCTAATAGGTCTGCTGATTGTTGACTTCGTCAGCGATCTACTTGAGAGAGTCCTTATTTCAACCGGATTGGATGAAAGATTTGAACGGACATCTTTTGGAGCTTCACTTAGATCCAGCGGACTGAAGGTTTCGCGCGTCATAGCTGGAATTGTTAGAATATTCGGGTATTTGATAGTCCTCACGGCTGTGTTTGACATCCTGCGACAACCTATGATTACAGATCTGCTGATAGATATTACTCTGTACCTGCCACGTGTACTGATAGCTATCCTGATCCTATTGATAGGGATTCTCTCTATTGATATAGTGATGGACTACCTGAGCAATACTATCAAAGGTATGAAAATCGAAGGGGCAGATATACTTCTTCCACTTCTGAGAGGCTTCTTGCTTCTTATTGTAGTTCTGGTTGCCCTGGACACGATGCTAATTGATACTACCATAATCTACATACTCTTCAGGCCGCTGGCATGGGGAATCGCTCTCGTGGTGGCATTCAAATACGGAGTTAAAGACGCAATCGTTGCTTATGCCAGAGAAAGGAAGTAA